Genomic DNA from Excalfactoria chinensis isolate bCotChi1 chromosome 11, bCotChi1.hap2, whole genome shotgun sequence:
CGCTCGGGTGCAGAGGGCAGCCGGCTGCGCGAGGCTCAGTACATCAACAGGTCGCTGTCGGCGCTGGGGGACGTCATCTACGCGCTGCGCTCCCGCCAGGGCCACGTGCCCTTCCGCAACTCCAAGCTGACCTACCTGCTGCAGGACTCGCTCAGCGGGGATAGCAAGACCCTCATGATGGTGCAGGTCTGGGTTCCCTGTCCCCCACcccctgtgctctgtgccacCTGCTGTGGCTTCTCTCTGCTGGTGACGGGGCCGTGCCTGGTGCAGACGGCGGCCGGGGGCTATCGTGGGGTGATGGGTTAATAATAGCAGCTCCCTGACCCcgctgagcagcagggagggacgGGGGGGTGACAGTTGAgtgatgtgctgctgctcccacccgCAGGTCTCCCCTGCCGAGAAGAACAGCAGTGAGACGCTGTGCTCCCTGAAGTTTGCCGAGCGCGTCCGCTCCGTGGAGCTGGGCCCTGTGTCCCGCAAGACTGAGCTGGTGTCCTGGCCCAGCCAGGAGCAGCTGGAGGTACCCACAGCTCCGCCGTCACCTTTCATTGTGTGCCATCGCTGGAGGCACGAGCTGACCCGGGGCCGTGCCCCATCTCTCCCCAGGGTGACTTGCCGGGATCCTCCAGCCGGAGCCACGCGtcccccagccctgggctgccCAGCGGCCGCACCACCTCCATCCGCAGgaagctgcagagctcaggtgGGTGAGGGCGTGGGGGTCCCACTCCGTGATCCTGGAGTGCCCAACCCGCGGCCTTCCATGGGAGGAGGCTCCCAGCAAACTGATGACAGGCTAAGCTGCGTGTGGAGCGAGCTGTGCAGTAATCGGCTCATTAACCGCTGGTTAATTGGCTGGCAGGAGCCTGGTTAGGGCTTCCCCTGAAGTGCCCTGTCCCAGCACAGGGCGGTGAGGGGCCACGTGGGGCAAAGCAGCCGGGGCTGCACGTGGGGCAGCCAGGGAGCGATGCTGCAGGGCAATGCCCGCAGCTGAACCTCTCTTCTCTTCGATTTCAGCCTGAATTGGGCAGCTGTGGCTGCCAGGTGAGTGCCCGCGGCCGGGAGCTGGTGATGGGCTCTGCTTCAGCCCCGCTTCCCAggcagggagggctgcagggctgtgctgctcgcAGGGGGAGCTGCTGGGACCGCATCGCTTGGGGCCTCGAGCTGTGGTGGCTTTGCCCCCTGCCCAGCCTGATGCACGTGTCTGTGTCCCCACAGGGAAGCTGAGGCCGGTCCCCGTGTGACACATGCTGCAGGACCCAGCCCCTCGCCCACCTCGGTGCCCCGGCCACCTTCAGAGCTGTGCCCCAGGGTGGTGGCACCCCTTCCTGCCGTGGCACCTCTCACTGTGAGACACGCAGCTCTGTGACTTGCAATTCTTGCTGGACAGATGGCTTTAGCAAGGAGCCTCGCCACCTCTGCAGCTTTGTTTTTGGGACAGCTGGGGTATCTGGCTGGAAGGATCGGGGCTGAGCACTCCCACCTCGCAGTGCTGGGGACACCACGGCTGCAGGAGCAGCGGGCACATGGATGAGGCTTGGTTTGGTGTGACTGtgcccagctccctgccacAAGGTCCCGCTCCACCCCCTGCCCCCCAACCCAGCCTCTTTGGGAGCAGCACGGCCCAGATTCGAAGCCAGAATAACCCCAGCAGCTCCTTTCCCTGTTGGATTCTCATGCCCTGTTGCACGAAGGCGCCCCGGTGCTGCTGCATGCACCCTGCCCAAAGGGAGAGCAGCCGTAGGGCTGCCCCCCTGGCACCAGCAGGGGCTTTGCAGTCTTGAAGGAAGCTATTGTAAAGTGACTGAACCGTTGTCTTCTCAAGAGAGATCACAGTGTGGTCAAGATGAATGTGTTTGCAATATTTATAACCTGTTTACATGGTCTTGgaatggagggaaaaagaagagcaacCTGCAGCCCAGTGCTGTTGGGAGTAGGTGTGGAAGTGGGGGCCGGCAGGGGCACAGAGGGACAGAGGAGCCCCAGTGCAGCCTCTGAGTCAGCTGCAACCATGGGAGGTATGTGCTGCAccttccagctcctggctctcCTCCACACCGTATCCTATtaaagaaagagggaaataaaaagggaaaaataagtcTAGTCTTTTGTTAAGATTAGATGtttctatgtattttaataatatatatatatatatctcccGTTTtataacaaaacttattttaaataaagcattaaagccattcttcctgtgctgctgttactTACCCCGGGgctccatgccctgccccatTGGCTGTTACAGGCTGGAGCCCACTGCCTTGAGCGCTGCCAGCACTCAGGTGTGGAGCAGAGATGTGTCAGGGAGGAGGACAGGCCACAAGCTGCTCTCAGGGCTGGGACCTGCCCAGCAAAGCGAAACCTCCCACGGGCTTCCTGCAAGGTGCTCGGGGAGTGCGGCTCTTACTCACGGCAGCCACTTACTCACAGCAGCCTGGTGGCAGGAAGGGTGAGAACGTGGCCCTGAGAGACAAGagctggggaggaggggaggagatTGAGGCACGTAACACcgcttaaaaacaaaaggcttaCAAACGTTTTAATACAATTTGTGATAAGTTACATTTCCTAGAGAGCAGCTCCAGTGTATAAAAGGAGGAGACGGGGCCGGAGGAGCAGCGGGAAGCACCAGCAGGAACCTCTCTCCCCACAGGACAGAAGAAAGAGGGGCAGGAGGTTCTGATAGCCGTTTATTAGGGAAAAGGAAGTCCGAGCGGTGCAGTGGATGCAGAAAGACGTCAGTCCGTGTCCCTCTGCTCCTCCACCATCACCCCCAAAGGCAGACGCGTATGACAAGTCCTAACCGAGTCCTGTGTGCCAACAGATCCAGGCGGACCTCAAGTCCATCTTCTGTGGCGCAGGGTTACCTGCAGGGATGCAGAGAAGCTGGAGGACAACTTCCCCTCACCGTTATTGGCCCTTGTGGCTACACCACGTGCAGCGGTGCAGTGTCCTGGCTCACGTGTTTTGCAGCAAGCTACAGGGGCTGGTCCCAGCTGCCTGGGGAGGAGGGTAAGTCCTTTCTGCAGGGCCGGGGCTCTTCATCCCACAGCTGGCTCTACTGGGGAAGAAGCTGCAGTCCTCAGCGTGCTGCACAGGAGCAGACCTGGCCGCCAGAGCCAAGTGGCAAAGAACCAACAGCACAAATGGGTGAAGGAGAAGTGGCAGCAGGCCTGGAGCCCTCCGCTCAGGGCAAGGTCAGCACACAGACGCAGAGTTTGATGGTGAAGGTGAAGAGCTGAAACGAAGCTGCTCCACAACAGGGACTTTTTGCAGCCAGGTCCCCTCGCGTCGCTCCACTCCAGTCTTCCACCTGCCCCCACTGGCACTGCTTCTGGACAGGCGGCTGGCCACGCAGATCCGTGTTCCCTACGGTGCCGTGGGGAAGGATGAACACGCAGAGAGGTGCAACCCAGCCAGACTGAGCACGGAGGGGAGTTTGGCCACCCGTGTTGGCGCATGCGGAGGTGGCAGCTGTCACTCCAGCACAGTCATGAGGAGATGCAGCTCTCTGAAGGCACTACCGTGGCGGCCGCTGAGCCCGGACCTGTTCTTCACAATATTACTgatgtttttcagctgcttgTAGCACAGTCTGCATTTATGGAGCCTGTGAAAACAGCAGACACAGCATGAATGCTCACATGGGAGACGTGCCTGTTCCCAAAGTGTCCGAGATTCATCtcaagcaggaaagaaaaatgcaagccCTGCAAATGGCCTGACTGGAACAAGAGCACAACTCTGCAGGAACAGCAGGTCTCCAGCCCGCATTCTGATGAAGCAGGAGAATGGCATCCTCACAAGGGCTCTTTCACGCCTGTTTTCCCCTTTGGCAGTAAGGTCTGAGGAGGAAAGAGGTGCTGTTTCCGGAGAGCTGGTTCTCAAAGCAGAGTTACCCTGCGAATGAACTGGAAGCCCAAGGCCTATAGCTGAAAACTCCTGTGCTTTGTGAGGTGAAGGGTGCAGCCACTGGCTGGTTTTACTTCTGACAAACTTGAGCTTTGTTTAGGTATGACTCAATGCACAGACAGAGGGAAAAGCAGTCTTTGGCCTTTTCCTTAGAGCAGGAGGGGTTGGTATTTGCAGACAGAAGGAAAGGCATGCCTGGTCTAGTATCAAAACCTCGAGGAAAAGGAGCAAAGCTCAACTAGGGAAAGGCTGGTTTGAAAGTGAGCGAGTGGAGGTGGGAAGTGCTTACCTCTCCTCTCTGGAGATGTCCACTCCTACAGAAGGTGGTGCAGCAAGTATGTCCGTGATCAGGGGCAGGAATCTCTGCAGAATGAGTTTCAAGGAGGTGCAGCCCGTTTGCACAtagctgaaaagcaaacagagaatcAGACCCCACCTGAACTTCATTCCTTTCCTACACGCATCCAGATCGGGGGAGGGGGGTAGGGACTCAACCCCCTCCCTCCACCACTTGCAAACAGGTAAGAGCAACGAGTGCTAAGTGCCAGTAGTGTCTAAGTTGGAGCTGAGACCGACGAGCGAGCCTTTTCCCAGGGCATACACCCTCCTAAGTGGGACTTTCCTGCTCAAGAGCAGACACGTCCCGCTGAGGGCACCTGGCAGGATCCTTATAGGAAAGGGTAGAAAACCCCATCTTAAGCAACGTGCTGCCTTCCCACCTAAAGACGAGATTCAAAGCAACCAAGACTGCTGTGGGATTGAATTCCCCTTGTCCCAAGTTAACAGTTTCATTCTCATCAGTGCACAGAGCCCACTGGCTCTACATCTATCTGACCCCTCCTGGCTCCCAGCTGCCTTCACCTACACACTTATACCAAACCTAAACATCCTGCTCCTAATGAGGACTTCCTGCCCACACATTCTTCCCATATCATTTCCTAACACTCACTTGGCCACTCCACTGTTATCTTCCAGGTGCTGTACCAGCATCGTGCTTTAGCTGCTGTGATTTTCCACAAATCTCTTTCAGCCCAGCGGAGCCCTCCTATCAGCACCCACATCTTTCCCACCGAACACACCGTGTTCTCGTGGCCTCACCTTTCGTATTTactttggagaagtttttctATTTGAGGCAGAACTACAGTGCATAAATCCAACTTCCAGAGTgacctgaaaagaaaagcatgtgtTGCAAGGTCGGAGCATGAGGTTTTCCAAAGCTGAGCTGACACAAATGAAGTTTTCTGGCATGTAGCTGAGCCCAAGTTTACTGAGCAAGTTCACTACCTCCCCCTTGCGATAGAAAGCAGCAGGTTCTGACATTTCATTTCCTCCCTGCAGAATCACTTTATGAAAGCCCTAAGACTTGATTTTTCTTATGAGACATCATTTACCAACAGACCCTGTACAACCCCAGCAGTCGCTGGCACTGCAGAGCCGGAGATGCGACCACAAGCACAAGCATTTCCTGCTGCAATGGCCAGCTGGACACAAGGCAGGTGCATGTCCTGACACAGCCAGACAGCTCTTTGGTATCCCAGAGATCCAGCACTCACGCTGTTTGGTTGACAATGTTCAAGAGGTCCACAACAACAGACAGGTCGTTGGTTGCTACAGCAGAGTCCACGGAGTtctgagagagaaggagaagaaaactaTTGCAAAGTCTGAACAGGCTGGACTAGTGCAATAAATACCACTTGTCAAAAAAACACAGTAGAAGAAATTGAAAGATTGTAGGTAAGTGAAGATAACCCTCTCCATGTTTCCTTGTGACCTTTCAAGCCCAGCTGGGACACAGCAGCACTTTGCAACACACCCCTGGGCACAGGCACTGTAAGATCCCATCTTTTGTATGGCAAAGTCCCACAGCAGCCAATGGAGCTGCTCCCCTCATGAACCTCAGGCTTCTCCACATCCTTGCCTTGATGTCACTGGTGCTCCACACGGCCCGCACAGTGTCCAGATTCTTGTGGCGGCTGGTGAGCACCATGCACACAGTCTTGTGGCCTTTCCTGATTTGGGACATGATTTCTTCATCCACGAGCTCAGCCTGGCTTTGGTTTTTGAGAGCCTGAAAGTACAGACACCAGTAGAGGAGCAATAACAGGACAGGATGGTACAGAAAGGGGAAGAGCTTTCTCTGCCCTCGGTGAGTGTTAGTTTTGGTGTACAGAGGGCCAAGAGGCCTCCAAGATATAAGAGGTAATGGCTGTCATGAAATAATGCTGTATGTGTAATGGCACACAACAATTTTCTAAATGAATCACTGTCTAGTATTCATTCAGTGTCTTTGTCCCATCCCTTGTGCCCTGGCTTAATAACACATTCCTCTGGAGCATGGACCAacactgctgtgtttgcatCAGCCTGCCATCACTCAAACAGGGGGCTGGCTGGTCCAGCAGCCCTGAGGTGCTAACCCCACAGGAACTGCAAGTTGAAGCAGTTGGgaggcagcagagcaagctgGCAAGGGAAGCACCACGTGAGCAGaaggagagcagaaggaaacatgctcttttgctgctgtgctcagtgctaatgactgcaggctgcagaaagCACCTAAGAGACCCTTCTGCACCTCCAAGAGGAGCCACTTTCTGATGCAACACCAACAGAAATGTCTGACTGAAGATACTTACTGGTAGGAAGTCAGAAGCTTTCAGGCCAATGGGCTCATTTCTGGCTGCAGGAATAACTGATGGCTCTGCCCTGGGCATAGGAGTTGAAGAAGCAATTGGTGGCCTCTGAAATGACTCAGGCTGCAGGAGAAATTGGGACAGAAGTTCTAGCAGCGGGAATATGGCCTTAGTCTCTCGCCTTCTTTCCCCTCAAAACAAATTCTCATTTGCTGGTATAGGTTAGAAGGCAATGAAGTATCCCTTAAGTACACATCACAACTCAGTGAAGGTTTGCAAAGAACACGCAGACACTCCAGCATAAGTGCTGAATGCTGTCACTGTTACTGCCTTCAAAAGTTAGGACAATGGGCCACGGCCAGCCTGAAGGCAGAGAGAGTTCTGAAGAAGCTGCTTGAGATTTTGGCTCAGTTTGAGTGCCTGCAGAAATGAAGCACCTGAGTTCTCTTCAGAGTGCCCTTACTtgaggtgaaagaaaaaatatcatcgtatgagaagcaaacaaatgcaaTACAGCCATTGCCTGCTGAAGGCCCAGCCTCCAAGTCTGCTGCTCAGATAAGCCATGTGGATGGACTAAGAATGAAGCTGCACTGatactattttttaaaagaggaaTGAGCTTGATTAAAAATAGCAAACTTCCTAGAATTCACCACCCAGCAGGGGTGTGAACAGCCATTAACAGATCACACTGTACGTACAAGCTCTTGCTTTGGCACCGGGGTTTGGACTTCCACAGGTTGGATAGGCTTCACTGCTTCCTTTGCAGTTACCGGCTCTAGCAAGACAGAAAGAAGTGGGAAGTGGGATTGTTGCTCACAAGAGAAGCTTAAGAGTACAGGCACTGTAAAGCCAGTCTGCAATTAGTGATTACTGCATACGTGCAACTCTTCCTGTTCTAAGGACTATTAACTCCATCCCCACCAAGCTGTTATTTTCAAACTCACCATCCTCTGGGGGGGCTGGAAAGGGCTCGTTGGTATGAGGAGGAGTTCGAGctatggagaaagaaaggaaaataaatgacagaGTCATCCAAGGCTACAGATTAGTAATAAGTCAGCCTTGGAGCTGGGagatctccagcagctccactgaTTAGGGCAATCAGTGATACAGCAAGCAGTTATCTTCTCCAGACCTTGACGTTATTGCTGAATTTAGCCAAAGGCTTTTAGCCTTCATGGATGGGACAAAGCTGACTTGTGTAGCTCGCTGCTGAAGAATTATGAAGCACAAGGCACTGTCACAGCAAATCACGTTGGAACAAACATTGACCCCCAAATACACTCATTTACAAAAGTAAATCAAAATAATGACTTCCTTTATACTTTATACTCTTTATGAGTATCTCATTTTCCTcattaacagaaaatgagacATTGTTTTGTGCCTCCTAAACAACAATTAGCACATATTTTACCTTTCCTTCTTTAACAGAGAGGCTGCTGGTTTTACGTGTATCAGAATTCTAAGCAAATAAAAGACCCTGTAATAGAGTGGTGCTATTTAACCCGGACAGAAAGGCTCCATGCTTATAATGGAGCTCTGGATTCTGGGCCAGACTTCAACCAGACATCACTGCATCCAAGTAAAGGGGTAACCCTTCAGAAGTTTACCAGTGTGCTTTGTGGTGCAGAGTCCAAGCACAGAACAGTGAAGTTATCTAAACTCTCTCAGGTGACAGGTGAAGCTGTTATTACAGTACACCAAAGTTCACTGCTGATGAATCAGTTTAGTGCCTACTGCTCTGAATTAGCCACATCACTCAAAAGCACAATAAGCCACGGTACTAACAGATGACATTCTTGGGCTGGAAGATCTCTTTGTAATCCTCTGGATTCTGGATCTCAGCCTTGGATTCCTTCTCATCCCGGTCCTCTTCACTGCTGGGACTGCGCCTCTCACTCTCTGAACTGCGCTTCACCCTGatatgaaagaaagagatgctgtttAGGGCCAGGCCCCACACAGACCCTTTTAGACAGAACAAAAGCACTAAGCTCCTTCTTCAAGTTACAACAAAGCAGCTTTCCCTTACCTCTGAGGCTTGCTGCATCTAGTTGAGGGTCTGTCATAGCTGCGACGAAGGGAGGACCCTGTGGGGGTGGGCTGAGCCAGAGGCTCATTGTTCCTGAGCAGCCCATGAGAAACCGAACCTGACCTTGTCACTCTACTGAGATCCACAACAAAGGAAGAGACCGTGCTTTGTGCAAAGGAAACTCCAATCTGCAGAGGCAAAAGATCAAGGCAGTTCACTGAACAGCATGGACCATGTCAGCCTTGCTGAGATCAGGCATGATGATGGAGTGACCCTGAGTGATGGTGCTTGAGAACGTGTCAACTCAGTGCTTTGGCTTTTTCAGTTGGAAACTGCCAATGTTTCATTAAAGGGCTATTCCAAAACATACAGTTTTATCTGTGATTGGTCAAGTTAAG
This window encodes:
- the KATNB1 gene encoding katanin p80 WD40 repeat-containing subunit B1, with amino-acid sequence MATAVVTKTAWKLQEIVAHSSNVSSLVLGKHSGRLLATGGDDCRVNVWSVNKPNCVMSLTGHTTPIESLQISANEKLIVAGSQSGSIRVWDLEAAKILRTLLGHKANICSLDFHPYGSFVASGSLDTDIKLWDVRRKGCIFKYKSHTQAVRCLRFSPDGKWLASAADDHTVKLWDLTAGKVMFEFTGHSGPVNVVEFHPSEYLLASGSSDRTIRFWDLEKFHVVSCIEEEATPVRCVLFNPDGCCLYGGFQDSLRVYGWEPERCFDVVLVNWGKVADLCICNNQLIGVSFAQSTVSSFVVDLSRVTRSGSVSHGLLRNNEPLAQPTPTGSSLRRSYDRPSTRCSKPQRVKRSSESERRSPSSEEDRDEKESKAEIQNPEDYKEIFQPKNVISRTPPHTNEPFPAPPEDEPVTAKEAVKPIQPVEVQTPVPKQELPESFQRPPIASSTPMPRAEPSVIPAARNEPIGLKASDFLPALKNQSQAELVDEEIMSQIRKGHKTVCMVLTSRHKNLDTVRAVWSTSDIKNSVDSAVATNDLSVVVDLLNIVNQTASLWKLDLCTVVLPQIEKLLQSKYESYVQTGCTSLKLILQRFLPLITDILAAPPSVGVDISREERLHKCRLCYKQLKNISNIVKNRSGLSGRHGSAFRELHLLMTVLE